In one window of Janthinobacterium sp. 1_2014MBL_MicDiv DNA:
- a CDS encoding S41 family peptidase codes for MPALRLSCLAVSLVCVLSACGGGGGGGSAPVAPPVTPTGPTALVASSTVANRCEKPRSGSSVDKPGTLLDEQTWVRSWIDETYLWYREVPTTYLPQNFGTATAYFDVLKTTATTASGKPKDRFHFTYATAQWEASLNGVEFGYGMLLAMTQASPPRKAVISIVEPGSPADLAGLRRGDVLQAIDGVDFVNAGGQASVDIINAGLFPDAQGTHTLAFSRDGATVSASLKALEVATSAVLNQRIIDTPTGKVGYLTFNTHNNVAERQLVDAMRAFQAAGISDLVLDVRYNGGGLLDVASELAYMIAGPQATAGKTFEQVLFNDKSKPEAPLPFHAQSQGFPGPNPLAKGTPLPALALKRVTLLTTGNTCSATESIINGLRGVDVEVNLIGGATCGKPYGFYPEPNCGTTYFAVQFQGVNAKGFGDYADGMAPTCSVADDYQHALGDTGEAMLAAALRYRASGSCNPATGATRLLGLVESPADTALRVLRPAYKEIAVMQR; via the coding sequence ATGCCTGCCCTGCGCCTCTCCTGCCTGGCCGTTTCCCTCGTCTGCGTCTTGAGTGCCTGCGGTGGCGGCGGTGGGGGGGGCAGCGCGCCTGTCGCGCCACCGGTGACGCCGACCGGACCGACGGCGCTGGTGGCCTCGTCCACGGTGGCGAACCGCTGCGAGAAGCCGCGCAGCGGCAGCAGCGTGGACAAGCCGGGCACCCTGCTCGACGAGCAGACGTGGGTGCGCAGCTGGATCGATGAAACCTATCTGTGGTACCGCGAAGTGCCGACGACCTATCTGCCGCAGAACTTCGGCACGGCCACGGCGTATTTCGATGTGCTGAAAACGACCGCCACGACGGCATCCGGCAAGCCCAAGGACCGCTTTCATTTCACTTACGCGACGGCGCAATGGGAAGCCTCGCTCAATGGCGTGGAGTTTGGCTATGGCATGCTGCTGGCCATGACGCAGGCCTCGCCGCCGCGCAAGGCCGTGATCTCGATCGTGGAGCCGGGTTCGCCCGCCGACCTGGCCGGCTTGCGGCGCGGCGACGTGCTGCAAGCCATCGATGGCGTCGATTTCGTCAATGCCGGCGGCCAGGCCAGCGTGGATATCATCAACGCTGGCCTGTTTCCCGATGCGCAAGGCACGCACACGCTGGCCTTCAGCCGCGACGGCGCGACCGTGAGCGCGAGCCTGAAAGCGCTGGAGGTCGCCACCAGCGCCGTGCTCAACCAGCGCATCATCGACACGCCCACGGGCAAGGTCGGCTACCTGACCTTCAATACGCACAACAATGTGGCCGAGCGCCAGCTGGTCGACGCCATGCGGGCCTTCCAGGCGGCCGGCATCAGCGACCTGGTGCTCGACGTGCGCTATAACGGCGGCGGCTTGCTCGATGTCGCCAGCGAACTGGCCTACATGATCGCCGGTCCGCAGGCGACGGCCGGCAAGACGTTCGAGCAGGTGCTCTTCAACGACAAGAGCAAGCCGGAAGCCCCGCTGCCGTTTCACGCGCAGAGCCAGGGCTTTCCCGGCCCGAATCCGCTCGCCAAGGGCACGCCGCTGCCTGCCCTCGCTCTCAAGCGCGTGACCCTGCTCACCACGGGCAATACCTGCTCGGCCACCGAGTCGATCATCAATGGCTTGCGCGGCGTCGATGTCGAGGTCAATCTGATCGGCGGCGCCACATGCGGCAAGCCGTATGGCTTCTATCCCGAACCGAACTGCGGCACCACGTATTTTGCCGTGCAGTTCCAGGGCGTCAATGCCAAGGGCTTTGGCGACTATGCCGACGGCATGGCGCCCACCTGCAGCGTGGCGGACGATTACCAGCATGCGCTGGGCGACACGGGCGAAGCGATGCTGGCGGCGGCGCTGCGCTACCGCGCCAGCGGCAGCTGCAATCCGGCCACGGGTGCGACCAGGCTGCTGGGACTGGTGGAGAGCCCGGCGGACACGGCCCTGCGCGTGCTGCGGCCCGCCTACAAGGAAATTGCTGTAATGCAACGATAA
- the hppD gene encoding 4-hydroxyphenylpyruvate dioxygenase translates to MQFQPWDNPMGTDGFEFVEYAAPDPKALGKLFENMGFTAIARHRHKDVTLYRQGDINFIINAEQDSFAQRFARHHGPSVCAIAIRVDDAAFVYRRALELGAWGFDNKTGPMELNIPAIKGVGDSLLYFVDRWRGKGADKPDAAAPGGIGDISIYDVDFVAIPGAVANPVGHGLTYIDHLTHNVHRGRMKEWATFYESLFNFREVRYFDIEGKLTGLKSKAMTSPCGKIRIPINESSDDKSQIAEYLDEYHGEGIQHIALGTDNIYASVQGMRDTGIDFQDTIETYYELVNRRLPNHGEQLEELRRLRILIDGHSTETERELLLQIFTQTVIGPIFFEIIQRKGDQGFGEGNFRALFESIELDQIKRGVLKDTNAA, encoded by the coding sequence ATGCAATTTCAGCCTTGGGACAACCCGATGGGTACCGATGGTTTCGAGTTCGTCGAGTATGCAGCACCAGACCCAAAAGCATTGGGCAAGCTGTTCGAGAACATGGGCTTCACGGCCATCGCGCGCCACCGCCACAAGGATGTGACCCTGTACCGCCAGGGTGACATCAATTTCATCATCAATGCCGAACAAGATTCGTTCGCGCAGCGTTTTGCCCGCCATCACGGCCCGTCCGTGTGCGCCATCGCCATCCGCGTCGACGACGCGGCCTTCGTCTACCGCCGCGCGCTGGAACTGGGCGCCTGGGGTTTCGATAACAAAACCGGCCCGATGGAGCTGAATATCCCCGCCATCAAGGGCGTGGGTGATTCGCTGCTGTACTTCGTCGACCGCTGGCGCGGCAAGGGCGCCGACAAGCCGGACGCGGCCGCCCCGGGCGGCATCGGCGACATCAGCATCTATGACGTCGATTTCGTCGCCATTCCGGGCGCCGTCGCCAACCCGGTCGGCCACGGCCTGACCTATATCGACCACCTGACGCACAATGTGCACCGTGGCCGCATGAAGGAATGGGCGACGTTCTATGAAAGCCTGTTCAACTTCCGCGAAGTGCGCTATTTCGACATCGAAGGCAAGCTGACGGGTCTGAAGTCGAAAGCCATGACTTCGCCGTGCGGCAAGATCCGCATCCCGATCAATGAATCGTCGGACGACAAGTCGCAGATCGCCGAATACCTGGACGAGTACCATGGCGAAGGCATCCAGCACATCGCGCTGGGCACGGACAATATCTACGCGTCCGTGCAAGGCATGCGCGATACGGGTATCGATTTCCAGGATACGATTGAAACTTACTATGAGCTGGTCAACCGCCGCCTGCCGAACCATGGCGAGCAGCTGGAAGAACTGCGCCGCCTGCGCATCCTGATCGATGGCCACAGCACGGAAACGGAACGCGAACTGCTGCTGCAAATCTTCACGCAGACGGTGATCGGTCCGATCTTCTTCGAGATCATCCAGCGCAAGGGCGACCAGGGCTTCGGCGAAGGCAATTTCCGCGCCCTGTTCGAATCGATCGAGCTGGACCAGATCAAGCGCGGCGTGCTGAAAGATACGAACGCGGCGTAA
- a CDS encoding indolepyruvate ferredoxin oxidoreductase family protein, with protein MNAPVKGSSLEPGPHAADISLNDKYTLERGRAFMTGTQALIRLPMLQRERDLKAGLNTAGYITGYRGSPVTSVDMTAIKAKKYLDEHHVKFHPGLNEDLAATAVWGTQQTNLFEDAKYDGVFGMWYGKGPGVDRCGDVFKHANNAGSAKHGGVLVLAGDDHAAKSSSTAHQSDHILNACGIPVLYPSSVQEYIDYGLHAWAMSRYTGLWVSMKCVTDIIESGAAVDFDPDRVQITLPTDFEMPAGGLNIRWPDTVLEQEVRMNSYKWYAALAYARANKLNKIIWDSPKARIGIITAGKSYLDTRQALADLGIDEQTASDIGIRLYKIGMTWPLEADGVHEFAKGLDEILVVEEKRQILEYALKEELYNLKDGERPRVVGKFDDTGEWSNQKGTGHGDWLLPATYELNPAMIARAIASRISRYYAGHPVEQRVKERIAYLEAKENVLKAISVKPDPQKDRTPFFCSGCPHNSSTKVPEGSRALAGIGCHYMVLWMDRETSTFTHMGAEGVTWVGQAPFTNEKHVFTNLGDGTYFHSGILAIRAAVSAKVNITYKILFNDAVAMTGGQEFDGPLSPAIISRQIAAEGVGPIIVVTDEPEKYPDDYAWAEGVTVRHRSELMDVQRELRDMPGVSAMIYDQTCASEKRRRRKRNEYPDPAKRAVINEAVCEGCGDCSVQSNCLSVEPLETELGRKRQINQSSCNKDFSCTTGFCPSFVTVEGGGLKKPKKAAAADKDAPAVPALPTPDIPSTAEPFGILVTGIGGTGVVTVGQILAMAAHVEGKGCSVLDMSGLAQKGGPVMSHVRLADRQEDIHSTRVGTGAADLVIGCDLIVTASRDALSRMGEGRSWAMINSTSSSTAAFVKNPDWQFPGASARMEIEKACGSDHVDFIDAGQIATALMGDSIATNMFMLGYAWQKGKVPLSEAAIMKAIDLNNVSVAFNKAAFNWGRAGAHDTASLVRMTTPAKVVEFKRIETLDDLIEKRVALLTAYQDRAYAQQYLDFVGQVRAAESALNGPHLRLTEAVARYFYKLMAYKDEYEVARLYTDGAFQAKIAAMFEGDIKLKFHLAPPIMAKTDAQGHLVKKEFGPWMMKAFGVLAKFKGLRGGAFDIFGYTAERKMERALIRDYRATVGGLLPKLTTAKLAQAVAIASIPEDIRGYGHVKERHLKAAKEKEASLLIAFNAPPVVPIAVAAPVAATVA; from the coding sequence ATGAATGCACCAGTCAAGGGCTCGAGTCTTGAGCCAGGCCCGCACGCGGCCGACATTTCCCTGAACGACAAATACACGCTCGAGCGTGGCCGCGCCTTCATGACGGGCACGCAGGCGCTGATCCGCCTGCCCATGCTGCAGCGCGAGCGCGACCTGAAAGCGGGCCTGAATACGGCCGGCTACATCACCGGCTACCGCGGTTCGCCCGTGACGTCCGTCGACATGACGGCGATCAAGGCAAAAAAATACCTCGACGAGCACCACGTCAAATTCCACCCGGGCCTGAACGAAGACCTGGCCGCCACGGCCGTCTGGGGCACGCAGCAAACGAATCTGTTCGAAGACGCGAAATACGACGGCGTCTTCGGCATGTGGTACGGCAAGGGCCCCGGCGTTGACCGCTGCGGCGACGTGTTCAAGCACGCGAATAACGCCGGTTCCGCCAAGCATGGCGGCGTGCTGGTGCTGGCTGGCGACGACCATGCGGCGAAATCGTCGTCCACGGCGCACCAGTCCGACCATATCCTGAACGCCTGCGGCATCCCCGTGCTGTATCCGTCGTCGGTGCAGGAATACATCGACTACGGCTTGCACGCCTGGGCCATGAGCCGCTACACGGGCCTGTGGGTGTCGATGAAATGCGTGACCGACATCATCGAGTCGGGCGCCGCCGTCGACTTCGACCCGGACCGCGTGCAGATCACCCTGCCGACCGACTTCGAGATGCCGGCCGGTGGCCTGAACATCCGCTGGCCCGACACGGTGCTGGAGCAGGAAGTGCGGATGAACAGCTACAAGTGGTATGCGGCGCTGGCGTATGCGCGCGCCAACAAGCTCAATAAAATCATCTGGGACAGCCCGAAGGCGCGCATCGGCATCATCACGGCCGGCAAATCCTACCTCGATACGCGCCAGGCGCTGGCCGACCTGGGCATCGACGAGCAGACGGCGTCCGACATCGGCATCCGCCTGTACAAGATCGGCATGACGTGGCCGCTGGAAGCGGACGGCGTGCACGAATTCGCCAAGGGCCTCGACGAGATCCTCGTGGTGGAAGAAAAGCGCCAGATCCTCGAATACGCGCTGAAGGAAGAGCTGTACAACCTGAAGGATGGCGAGCGTCCGCGCGTGGTCGGCAAGTTCGACGACACGGGCGAGTGGAGCAACCAGAAGGGCACGGGTCACGGCGACTGGCTGCTGCCGGCCACGTATGAGCTGAACCCGGCGATGATCGCGCGCGCCATTGCCAGCCGCATTTCGCGCTACTACGCGGGCCACCCCGTCGAGCAGCGCGTGAAGGAACGCATCGCCTACCTGGAAGCCAAAGAGAATGTGCTGAAAGCGATCAGCGTGAAACCCGATCCGCAAAAGGACCGCACACCGTTCTTCTGCTCGGGCTGTCCGCACAACAGCTCGACCAAGGTACCCGAAGGCTCGCGCGCGCTGGCCGGCATCGGCTGCCACTACATGGTGCTGTGGATGGACCGGGAGACCTCGACGTTTACCCACATGGGCGCCGAAGGCGTCACCTGGGTGGGGCAGGCGCCGTTCACGAATGAAAAGCACGTGTTTACCAACCTCGGTGACGGCACGTATTTCCACTCGGGCATCCTGGCCATCCGCGCGGCCGTCTCGGCCAAGGTGAACATCACCTACAAGATCCTGTTCAACGATGCGGTGGCCATGACGGGCGGCCAGGAGTTCGACGGCCCGCTGTCGCCGGCCATCATTTCGCGCCAGATCGCCGCCGAAGGCGTCGGCCCGATCATCGTCGTCACCGACGAACCGGAAAAGTACCCGGACGATTACGCCTGGGCGGAAGGCGTCACCGTGCGCCACCGTTCGGAACTGATGGACGTGCAGCGCGAACTGCGCGACATGCCTGGCGTATCGGCCATGATCTACGACCAGACCTGCGCCTCGGAAAAGCGCCGCCGCCGGAAACGCAATGAATACCCGGACCCGGCCAAGCGCGCCGTCATCAACGAAGCCGTCTGCGAAGGCTGCGGCGACTGCTCCGTGCAATCGAACTGCCTGTCGGTGGAACCGCTGGAAACGGAACTGGGGCGCAAGCGCCAGATCAACCAGTCGTCCTGCAACAAGGATTTCTCGTGCACGACGGGTTTCTGCCCGAGCTTCGTGACGGTGGAAGGCGGCGGCCTGAAAAAGCCGAAGAAGGCGGCTGCCGCCGACAAGGACGCGCCGGCAGTGCCGGCCTTGCCGACGCCTGATATTCCTTCGACGGCCGAACCGTTCGGCATCCTGGTCACCGGCATCGGCGGCACGGGCGTGGTCACCGTCGGCCAGATCCTCGCCATGGCGGCCCACGTGGAAGGCAAGGGCTGTTCCGTGCTGGACATGAGCGGCCTGGCGCAGAAGGGCGGCCCCGTGATGTCGCACGTGCGCCTGGCGGACCGCCAGGAAGACATCCACTCGACGCGCGTCGGCACCGGTGCGGCCGATCTCGTCATCGGCTGCGACCTGATCGTCACGGCCAGCCGCGACGCCCTGTCGCGCATGGGAGAAGGACGCAGCTGGGCCATGATCAACTCGACCAGTTCGTCGACGGCCGCCTTCGTGAAGAACCCGGACTGGCAATTCCCCGGCGCCTCGGCGCGCATGGAAATCGAAAAGGCTTGCGGCAGCGATCATGTCGACTTCATCGACGCGGGCCAGATCGCCACGGCGCTGATGGGCGACTCCATCGCGACGAACATGTTCATGCTCGGCTATGCCTGGCAAAAGGGCAAAGTGCCACTCAGCGAAGCGGCCATCATGAAGGCGATCGACTTGAACAACGTCTCGGTGGCGTTCAACAAGGCCGCCTTCAACTGGGGCCGCGCCGGTGCCCACGATACGGCCAGCCTGGTGCGCATGACGACGCCGGCGAAAGTGGTGGAATTCAAGCGCATCGAAACGCTCGATGATTTGATCGAGAAGCGCGTGGCCCTGCTGACGGCTTACCAGGACCGCGCATATGCGCAGCAGTACCTGGACTTCGTCGGCCAGGTGCGCGCCGCCGAAAGCGCCCTGAATGGCCCGCACCTGCGCCTGACGGAAGCCGTGGCCCGCTACTTCTACAAGCTGATGGCCTACAAGGACGAGTACGAAGTGGCGCGTCTGTACACGGACGGCGCCTTCCAGGCGAAGATCGCCGCCATGTTCGAAGGCGACATCAAGCTCAAGTTCCACCTGGCGCCGCCGATCATGGCGAAGACCGATGCCCAGGGTCATCTGGTGAAGAAGGAATTCGGCCCATGGATGATGAAGGCGTTCGGCGTGCTGGCCAAGTTCAAGGGCTTGCGCGGCGGCGCGTTCGACATCTTCGGCTACACGGCCGAACGCAAGATGGAACGCGCGCTGATTCGTGACTACCGCGCGACGGTGGGCGGCCTGCTGCCCAAGCTGACGACGGCCAAACTGGCGCAAGCCGTGGCCATCGCCAGTATTCCGGAAGACATCCGCGGCTATGGCCATGTGAAGGAGCGTCACCTGAAGGCGGCCAAGGAGAAGGAGGCAAGCTTGCTGATCGCCTTCAACGCCCCGCCCGTGGTGCCAATCGCCGTGGCGGCACCGGTGGCGGCCACCGTCGCCTGA
- a CDS encoding GNAT family N-acetyltransferase, with translation MTLPKLFQNPFRRWLSRSGGARPTVLVKQLHERDRRRMMKHFLSLERSDRLLRFGSALPDELVAQYVQKMDFSRDMIYGVYNSLFKLVGVGHLAFAPKDQSPAKSVVTDKEQVAEFGVSVSKSMRGMGVGSKLFERAAIHCRNNDVDTLYMHCLSSNKTMMHIAKKAGMEIQRDYGEADAYLKLLPPNPSSMLQEAVQEQFAMFDYTFKANARAAYKLFERLPGRKKLVLPPPPPPAE, from the coding sequence GTGACCTTACCCAAGCTGTTTCAAAACCCGTTTCGCCGCTGGCTCAGCCGTAGCGGCGGCGCGCGGCCGACCGTGCTCGTCAAGCAACTGCACGAGCGCGACCGGCGCCGCATGATGAAGCATTTCCTCTCGCTCGAGCGCAGCGACCGGCTGCTGCGATTCGGCAGCGCCTTGCCCGACGAACTCGTGGCGCAGTACGTGCAAAAGATGGATTTCTCGCGCGACATGATTTACGGCGTCTACAACAGCCTGTTCAAGCTGGTGGGCGTGGGGCATCTGGCGTTCGCGCCGAAGGACCAGTCGCCGGCGAAAAGCGTGGTGACGGACAAGGAGCAGGTGGCCGAGTTTGGCGTGTCCGTGTCGAAATCCATGCGCGGCATGGGTGTGGGTTCGAAACTGTTCGAGCGGGCGGCGATCCACTGCCGCAACAACGACGTCGACACCCTGTACATGCATTGTTTGTCGTCCAACAAGACGATGATGCATATCGCCAAGAAGGCGGGCATGGAAATCCAGCGCGACTATGGCGAAGCAGATGCTTATTTGAAACTATTGCCGCCGAACCCATCGAGCATGCTGCAGGAAGCCGTGCAGGAGCAGTTCGCCATGTTCGACTACACGTTCAAGGCCAACGCGCGCGCCGCGTACAAGCTGTTCGAGCGCTTGCCGGGGCGCAAGAAGCTGGTGCTCCCCCCGCCGCCGCCGCCAGCCGAGTAA
- a CDS encoding TonB-dependent receptor plug domain-containing protein codes for MSKQFKLTPLSLGVLAILGGTAWQAHAQTQAPAADKQPAATPQAVVVTGSRIPRASLEGPSSVTILTGDEITKQGYKNVFDALTNQVQNSGFTQGEDFGNTFTPSANTISLRGLGPNHTLILLNGRRLADFPVAYEGTVNFTNLANIPSSIVDRIEILNGGASAIYGSDAIAGVVNVILKKQTEGFDINVKAGGTTRGGGGNQRVQLTGGGNFDKLHTLFSVELSQRDSLSSLDRDFMATRSGTPTNIASRRLVQAGTSGKYVDLGDTCSQFGDLFGGSTIKYQAKNGSYCASPKVSPTYWTTQTKNQSQNVFGSANYELSPETTLFADFLIGKNSTENNTRGPSWTSSSTGSSYFRNQNTNAYEAWTRYISPEEMGGVSRYNRKWDDMATAISLGAKGRVPGTSSWQYEANYNASMYKSESHTPRALANIDSFFLGPKLGTDANGVPIYAPDPARLSRRVTAAEFDSITGYANSDDKAWTNTLSLATNGDLFQLPAGAAKIATIAEVGKQGFSNTPDARINQGYFNVATPSDVTAGTRTRYALGAELNLPLHEKLTGTLAGRYDRYSFAGRHEGKFTYNGGLELRPAPELLFRANYATSFRAPDMNYIYKARGTGYYSSTTDYYRCGAAGQAIEGCEYANKSPGADYVQNGSKDLQSEKGKSFGVGAVWSPSSNFDVSVDYWNIKIDDLVTNLSADKILRDEADCRLGRTDINSPTCVDTLGRVERFAANALNRAGEIKTITVNPINAAKQSSSGIDVSLKYLLRTTDYGRFAFKANYAKVLSKKSQQFVGDEEIDETKSLTNMDWPDKLNLSVNWSAGDWSNTLLVSRYGKIPNAASTGYLTPTALANISTVYRINDRATLSLIVNNVFDKIKRDTSGGWPYYPVGSFSPQGRQGWVEFNYHFGS; via the coding sequence ATGTCGAAACAGTTCAAGTTAACCCCGCTCAGCCTTGGCGTACTGGCCATCCTGGGCGGCACCGCATGGCAGGCGCACGCGCAAACGCAAGCGCCCGCAGCGGACAAGCAGCCGGCGGCCACCCCGCAGGCCGTCGTGGTCACCGGTTCGCGCATTCCCCGCGCCAGCCTGGAAGGCCCGTCTTCCGTCACCATCCTGACCGGCGATGAAATCACCAAGCAGGGTTACAAGAACGTCTTCGACGCGCTGACCAACCAGGTGCAGAACAGCGGCTTTACCCAGGGCGAGGATTTCGGCAATACCTTCACGCCGTCGGCCAATACCATCAGCCTGCGCGGCCTCGGTCCGAACCACACGCTGATCCTGCTGAACGGGCGCCGCCTGGCCGACTTCCCCGTCGCCTATGAAGGCACGGTCAACTTCACCAACCTGGCGAATATCCCGTCGAGCATCGTCGACCGCATCGAGATCCTCAATGGCGGCGCCTCGGCCATCTATGGATCGGACGCGATTGCCGGCGTGGTCAACGTGATCCTGAAAAAGCAGACGGAAGGCTTCGATATCAACGTCAAGGCCGGTGGCACCACGCGCGGCGGCGGCGGCAACCAGCGCGTGCAGCTGACGGGCGGCGGCAATTTCGACAAGTTGCACACGCTGTTCAGCGTGGAGCTGAGCCAGCGCGATTCGCTGTCCAGCCTGGACCGCGACTTCATGGCCACCCGCTCGGGCACGCCGACGAATATCGCTTCGCGCCGCCTGGTGCAGGCGGGTACCTCCGGCAAGTATGTGGACCTGGGCGATACCTGCAGCCAGTTTGGCGACCTGTTCGGCGGCAGCACCATCAAGTACCAGGCCAAGAACGGCAGCTACTGCGCCAGCCCGAAGGTGAGCCCGACCTACTGGACCACGCAAACCAAGAACCAGAGCCAGAACGTCTTCGGCAGCGCCAATTACGAGCTGTCGCCGGAAACGACGCTGTTTGCCGATTTCCTGATCGGCAAGAACTCGACCGAGAACAATACGCGCGGACCGAGCTGGACTTCGTCGTCGACCGGCAGCAGCTACTTCCGCAACCAGAACACCAATGCCTACGAGGCGTGGACGCGCTATATATCGCCCGAGGAAATGGGCGGCGTGTCGCGCTACAACCGCAAGTGGGACGACATGGCCACGGCCATCTCGCTGGGCGCCAAGGGCCGCGTGCCGGGTACCAGCAGCTGGCAGTATGAAGCGAACTACAACGCTTCGATGTACAAGAGCGAAAGCCACACGCCGCGCGCGCTGGCCAACATCGACAGCTTCTTCCTCGGTCCGAAACTGGGTACCGACGCGAATGGCGTGCCGATCTACGCACCCGATCCGGCCCGCCTGTCGCGCCGCGTGACGGCGGCCGAATTTGACAGCATCACCGGTTATGCCAACAGCGACGACAAGGCCTGGACGAATACCCTGAGCCTGGCCACCAACGGCGACCTGTTCCAGCTGCCGGCCGGCGCCGCCAAGATCGCCACTATCGCCGAGGTGGGCAAGCAGGGCTTCAGCAATACGCCCGACGCGCGCATCAATCAAGGCTACTTCAATGTTGCCACGCCATCGGACGTGACGGCTGGCACCCGCACGCGCTATGCGCTGGGCGCGGAACTGAACCTGCCGCTGCACGAAAAGCTGACCGGCACCCTGGCCGGCCGCTATGACCGCTACAGCTTTGCCGGCCGCCACGAGGGCAAGTTCACCTACAACGGTGGCCTGGAACTGCGTCCCGCGCCGGAGCTGCTGTTCCGCGCCAACTACGCCACCAGCTTCCGCGCGCCGGACATGAACTACATCTACAAGGCGCGCGGCACCGGTTACTACTCGAGCACCACCGACTACTACCGCTGCGGCGCGGCCGGCCAGGCCATCGAAGGCTGCGAGTACGCCAACAAGTCGCCAGGCGCCGATTATGTGCAGAACGGCAGCAAGGACCTGCAGTCGGAAAAGGGCAAGTCGTTCGGCGTCGGCGCCGTCTGGTCGCCAAGCTCGAACTTCGACGTCTCCGTCGATTACTGGAACATCAAGATCGATGACCTGGTGACGAACCTGAGCGCCGACAAGATCTTGCGCGATGAAGCCGATTGCCGCCTGGGCAGGACGGATATCAATTCGCCGACCTGTGTCGATACCCTGGGACGCGTCGAGCGCTTTGCCGCCAATGCCTTGAACCGCGCCGGCGAAATCAAGACCATCACCGTCAATCCGATCAATGCGGCAAAACAGAGCAGCAGCGGTATCGACGTGAGCCTGAAGTATTTGCTGCGCACGACGGACTACGGCCGTTTCGCCTTCAAGGCCAACTACGCCAAGGTGCTGAGCAAGAAGTCGCAGCAATTCGTCGGCGACGAAGAGATCGACGAGACGAAATCGCTGACGAACATGGATTGGCCCGACAAGCTGAACCTGAGCGTGAACTGGAGCGCGGGCGACTGGTCGAACACCTTGCTGGTCAGCCGCTACGGCAAGATCCCGAACGCCGCCAGCACGGGCTATCTGACGCCGACGGCGCTGGCCAACATCAGCACCGTGTACCGCATCAACGACCGCGCCACCTTGTCGCTGATCGTCAACAACGTCTTCGACAAGATCAAGCGCGACACCAGCGGCGGCTGGCCGTACTACCCGGTGGGCAGTTTCAGCCCGCAGGGACGCCAGGGCTGGGTGGAATTCAACTACCACTTCGGCTCCTGA
- a CDS encoding Lrp/AsnC family transcriptional regulator — protein sequence MSKITLDKTDRKILAVLQADGRLSNQDVAEQVSLSPSPCLRRVKRLEEAGVIRQYVALLDPEKIGLGLLAYVNVRLEKHSDATAHSTARVLAPNLVTNTSPRADFAVAVAQWPEVVACYAMTGEMDYLLRVHVEDMEHFSRFMMATLLRHPAVLDVKSSFALQRIKDTTALPLL from the coding sequence ATGAGCAAAATTACGCTGGATAAAACGGACCGCAAGATCCTCGCCGTCCTGCAGGCCGACGGCCGCCTGTCGAATCAGGACGTGGCCGAGCAGGTCAGCCTGTCGCCGTCGCCATGCTTGCGCCGCGTCAAACGGCTGGAAGAAGCGGGCGTGATCCGCCAGTACGTGGCCCTGCTGGACCCGGAAAAGATCGGCCTGGGCTTGCTGGCCTACGTCAACGTGCGCCTGGAAAAGCACAGCGACGCCACCGCGCACAGCACGGCGCGCGTGCTGGCGCCCAACCTGGTGACGAACACGTCGCCGCGCGCCGACTTCGCCGTGGCCGTGGCGCAATGGCCGGAAGTGGTGGCGTGCTATGCGATGACGGGGGAGATGGATTACCTGCTGCGCGTGCACGTGGAAGACATGGAGCATTTTTCCCGCTTCATGATGGCGACCCTGCTGCGCCACCCGGCCGTGCTGGACGTCAAATCGAGCTTCGCCTTGCAGCGCATCAAGGATACGACGGCCCTGCCGCTGCTGTAA